One window from the genome of Sulfurihydrogenibium sp. encodes:
- a CDS encoding HEAT repeat domain-containing protein, translating into MIHWFCPYCWKEIQENDKICPYCKADVSFFTQLDYDDKLILALNNPITQNRMVAIEILGKRKTKKAVPKLCKMLFDKRDTYELIEIAKALQNIGTDEALECLKERKKIQDNIILERFLGQIIKI; encoded by the coding sequence ATGATACATTGGTTTTGTCCTTACTGCTGGAAGGAAATTCAAGAAAATGACAAAATCTGTCCTTATTGTAAAGCAGATGTAAGCTTTTTTACTCAATTAGACTACGATGATAAACTTATTCTTGCACTTAATAATCCAATAACACAAAATAGAATGGTTGCTATAGAAATCCTTGGCAAAAGAAAAACCAAAAAAGCTGTTCCTAAGCTTTGTAAAATGCTTTTTGATAAGAGGGATACTTATGAGCTTATAGAGATAGCCAAAGCACTGCAGAATATTGGAACAGATGAAGCTTTAGAATGTTTAAAGGAAAGGAAGAAAATTCAAGATAATATAATCTTAGAAAGGTTCTTAGGTCAAATTATCAAAATTTAA
- a CDS encoding polysaccharide deacetylase family protein, whose amino-acid sequence MLQKLNISIHDVTKSNLEKVYYLKDILEDLGVSKITYLLIPYYHEKENLLEIKEDLENFKVNGEFVLHGYSHKSGCFKGLKSLFTNCEGEFLYYQDLEDRLKKGLEILNKLNIHPKGFIPPAWLMRKEDFKLLKQYGFRFTEDRLYIYDLQKDRRILSPVLSFGSRGIVEVVSKLSFKAYFYTLRLSKINVIRIALHPIDAIDEDKIKLIVKTLKGKDFEYIHLQDLR is encoded by the coding sequence ATGCTACAAAAGTTAAACATCTCTATACACGACGTTACAAAATCAAACCTTGAAAAAGTTTACTATCTTAAAGATATCTTAGAAGACTTAGGTGTTAGTAAGATCACGTATCTATTAATACCATACTATCATGAAAAAGAAAATCTGTTAGAGATAAAAGAAGACTTAGAAAACTTTAAAGTTAATGGAGAGTTTGTATTACATGGTTATAGCCACAAATCCGGCTGTTTTAAAGGGCTGAAAAGTTTATTTACAAACTGTGAAGGCGAGTTTTTATACTACCAAGATTTGGAAGACAGACTTAAAAAAGGCTTAGAGATTTTAAATAAGCTTAACATACACCCAAAAGGCTTTATACCACCTGCATGGTTGATGAGAAAAGAAGACTTTAAACTACTAAAACAGTATGGATTTAGATTTACAGAAGACCGATTGTATATTTATGACTTACAAAAAGATAGAAGAATCTTATCACCGGTTTTAAGCTTTGGCAGTAGAGGGATAGTTGAGGTTGTATCTAAATTATCTTTTAAAGCTTATTTTTATACACTTAGACTTTCCAAAATAAACGTCATAAGAATTGCTCTACATCCGATAGATGCCATAGATGAAGACAAAATAAAATTAATCGTCAAGACATTAAAAGGCAAAGATTTTGAATACATACATCTTCAAGATTTGAGATAA
- a CDS encoding lysophospholipid acyltransferase family protein, whose amino-acid sequence MSYLRLFYRLNIFIVLLILFLLISLSIDLTVKNQHKKRRLFLKNAGIFRDIACRLYKINVLIDNASIHKLDKNYLIISNHLSYLDIIALMYNNKNVFVSTVEVRDSFLIGKLAQYGGSVFIDRKNKNGIKEEIEMIKDLLHNGFNVVIFPEGTTSNGECVLPFKSTFLELAFLVDTLIAPCCIKYTKVNDGPVNEKNRDLLYYYGDMEFFSHFFTFLKNVKSVFIEVKFLKPEDPKNFKDRKELSKYLHSKIEECYKS is encoded by the coding sequence ATGAGCTATCTAAGACTCTTTTACAGGCTTAACATTTTTATTGTTTTACTGATTTTATTTTTACTGATTTCTTTATCGATAGATTTGACTGTAAAAAACCAGCACAAAAAAAGGAGATTGTTTTTAAAAAATGCCGGAATTTTTAGAGATATAGCCTGCAGGCTTTACAAAATAAATGTCTTGATAGACAACGCTTCAATTCATAAATTGGATAAAAACTATCTTATTATTTCAAACCATCTTTCCTACTTAGACATTATAGCTTTGATGTATAACAATAAAAATGTTTTTGTTTCAACTGTGGAAGTTAGAGACTCTTTTTTGATTGGAAAGCTTGCACAGTATGGAGGAAGTGTTTTTATAGACAGAAAAAATAAAAACGGTATAAAAGAAGAGATAGAGATGATTAAAGATTTATTGCATAATGGTTTTAACGTTGTTATCTTTCCGGAAGGAACTACATCCAATGGCGAATGTGTTTTACCCTTTAAATCTACATTTTTAGAACTTGCTTTCTTGGTTGATACTCTTATAGCTCCATGCTGTATAAAATATACAAAAGTTAATGATGGGCCTGTAAATGAGAAAAACAGAGATTTACTTTACTACTACGGTGATATGGAATTTTTCAGCCATTTTTTCACTTTTTTAAAGAATGTAAAAAGCGTGTTTATAGAAGTTAAGTTTTTAAAGCCAGAAGACCCAAAAAATTTTAAAGATAGAAAAGAGCTTTCAAAATACTTACATTCAAAAATAGAAGAATGCTACAAAAGTTAA
- a CDS encoding GNAT family N-acyltransferase codes for MIGVEKLKNFKSFKIPVNPTDIYKYKLKNFRPKIKLQFETGKYIVKTAESHTELIKALKLRHKVFFEKTKKLVKLDTDKFDMIADHLLLIDKNSKEVVGTYRLIGSNFSKEFYTESEFFIDKIKSIKDPILEMGRACIDSNHRNGIALSLLWRGISQYVYTGGYKYLFGCSSIFETDIEKVAFIYMYLKSKYYLPELEAYPKFNYKILSLKKYTEFLEYIEPNYEKASNYIPPLLEGYLKAGAKVCSEPALDKKFRCVDFVTILDTENLTKTFEKKYKKE; via the coding sequence ATGATAGGCGTAGAAAAGTTAAAAAACTTTAAATCTTTTAAAATTCCTGTAAATCCAACAGACATTTACAAGTACAAGCTCAAAAACTTTAGACCTAAAATAAAATTACAATTTGAAACAGGTAAATACATTGTTAAAACAGCAGAATCTCATACAGAGCTTATAAAAGCTTTAAAATTAAGGCATAAAGTATTTTTTGAAAAGACAAAAAAATTAGTCAAATTAGACACTGATAAATTCGATATGATAGCAGACCATCTATTGCTAATAGATAAAAACTCAAAAGAAGTGGTTGGAACATATCGTTTGATTGGGTCAAATTTCTCTAAGGAGTTTTACACAGAATCTGAATTTTTTATTGATAAGATTAAAAGCATAAAAGACCCAATACTTGAAATGGGAAGGGCATGCATAGATAGCAATCACAGAAATGGAATAGCATTGTCACTGCTTTGGAGAGGTATCAGCCAGTATGTTTACACAGGTGGATATAAGTATCTCTTTGGATGTTCAAGTATTTTTGAAACAGATATAGAAAAAGTGGCATTTATTTACATGTATCTAAAATCAAAATACTACCTGCCAGAGTTAGAAGCTTACCCAAAGTTTAACTACAAAATTTTGAGCTTAAAAAAGTACACAGAATTTTTAGAATACATAGAACCAAACTACGAAAAAGCATCAAATTACATTCCACCACTCCTTGAAGGATATTTAAAAGCGGGTGCAAAGGTTTGTAGTGAGCCAGCATTGGATAAAAAATTTAGATGTGTTGACTTTGTAACAATCTTAGACACAGAAAATTTAACTAAAACATTTGAAAAGAAATACAAGAAGGAATGA
- a CDS encoding UbiX family flavin prenyltransferase: MKKFIVGITGASGFIYGKRLVEELAKENYVYLVVSESAFIVMEKEEGMTKSDFIKKLPKNVEIFDNKNIAAPISSGSQLVKTEGVIIAPCSMDTLAAVANGISVNLIQRVCDVALKERKKLYLLVREMPFSLIHVENMKKVMLAGGVVASASPGFYHKPKTLDDMINFVVGKILDSFDVKHNLFKRWTE; the protein is encoded by the coding sequence ATGAAAAAATTTATAGTTGGAATAACCGGAGCAAGTGGGTTTATATACGGGAAAAGATTAGTAGAAGAACTTGCTAAGGAAAATTATGTTTATTTGGTAGTTTCTGAATCTGCTTTCATAGTCATGGAAAAGGAAGAGGGAATGACTAAATCAGATTTTATAAAGAAACTTCCAAAAAATGTTGAAATTTTTGATAATAAAAATATTGCGGCACCAATATCGAGCGGTTCTCAACTTGTAAAAACAGAAGGTGTTATAATAGCCCCATGTTCTATGGATACGTTGGCAGCAGTGGCAAATGGTATTAGTGTAAATCTTATTCAAAGGGTCTGTGATGTTGCTTTAAAAGAAAGAAAAAAGCTTTATTTACTTGTAAGAGAAATGCCATTTTCTTTAATTCACGTTGAAAATATGAAAAAAGTAATGTTAGCCGGTGGAGTTGTTGCTTCAGCATCTCCGGGATTTTATCATAAGCCAAAAACCTTGGATGACATGATTAACTTTGTGGTTGGTAAAATATTAGATAGTTTTGATGTAAAACACAATCTTTTTAAAAGGTGGACTGAATGA
- a CDS encoding tyrosine-type recombinase/integrase, which yields MKVSECCDLFLSYMADKSPNTVKNYRVDFNQFIKIVGDKNINEITKADIAKFRMTLQMQNKKSSTIARKLASVNSLFQYLMDLELVSSSPITKSHRPKVSQKIPSALSNEEVKKLIDALDSIQDKAIVVLFLTTGLRSSELLSIKKSNIVVERNGQTFSIDRLIEGEVKEGDIAYIRVVGKGDKEREVPITGKTLEILVQYLKSINEFLDDNEYIFPISYHLLWRKIKNIGKKLAITLHPHKLRHTAATMALSSGAELRVIQELLGHASPVTTARYAKVGQKQLLKATKALSENIDL from the coding sequence ATGAAGGTCTCTGAATGTTGTGATTTATTTTTATCTTACATGGCAGACAAATCACCAAATACTGTAAAAAATTACAGAGTAGATTTTAATCAATTTATTAAAATAGTTGGAGATAAAAATATAAATGAAATCACAAAAGCAGATATTGCTAAATTTAGAATGACTTTACAGATGCAAAATAAAAAATCTTCAACCATAGCAAGAAAACTTGCTTCTGTTAATTCATTATTTCAATATTTAATGGATTTAGAATTGGTTAGCTCTTCGCCTATAACCAAATCCCACAGACCAAAAGTTTCTCAAAAAATTCCGTCTGCTTTGTCAAACGAAGAAGTAAAAAAATTAATAGATGCTTTAGACAGTATCCAAGATAAGGCTATCGTAGTTTTATTTTTGACTACAGGTTTAAGGTCTTCTGAACTTTTAAGCATTAAAAAATCTAACATTGTCGTTGAAAGGAACGGTCAAACATTTTCTATTGATAGACTAATTGAAGGTGAAGTCAAAGAAGGTGATATTGCATACATAAGAGTGGTTGGTAAAGGAGATAAAGAGAGAGAAGTTCCTATAACCGGCAAAACTTTGGAAATTTTAGTCCAATATTTAAAAAGTATCAATGAATTTTTAGATGACAACGAATATATTTTCCCGATTTCTTACCATCTTCTTTGGAGAAAAATTAAAAATATAGGTAAAAAATTAGCTATTACATTACATCCACACAAACTAAGGCATACAGCTGCAACGATGGCATTATCATCCGGAGCAGAACTTAGAGTTATACAAGAACTTTTAGGTCATGCTTCACCTGTAACAACTGCAAGATATGCAAAAGTTGGTCAGAAGCAGCTTTTAAAAGCAACCAAAGCCTTATCAGAAAATATAGATTTGTGA
- the folK gene encoding 2-amino-4-hydroxy-6-hydroxymethyldihydropteridine diphosphokinase gives MNEVYLGLGSNVGDRLLNLNKAIELLSEKIQILKKSKIYVSKAVGYTDQPDFYNMVLYGRTNLSPEELFNFIKDVEKNAGRVYRFHWGPREIDIDILFYNNLVYKSDKLNIPHPRLHERDFVLLPLIELNPKLFHPVLNKRVSDLKEFMENSVIGVL, from the coding sequence ATGAATGAAGTTTATTTAGGACTTGGAAGCAATGTAGGAGATAGGCTGCTAAATTTAAACAAAGCTATAGAATTATTATCTGAAAAAATTCAAATCTTAAAAAAATCTAAAATTTACGTATCGAAAGCTGTAGGCTATACAGACCAGCCTGATTTTTATAATATGGTTTTGTATGGAAGAACCAATTTAAGCCCGGAAGAATTATTTAATTTTATAAAAGATGTTGAGAAAAACGCAGGAAGAGTATACAGATTCCATTGGGGTCCAAGAGAAATTGATATAGATATACTTTTTTATAACAATTTAGTCTATAAAAGCGATAAGTTAAACATACCCCATCCAAGACTTCATGAAAGAGATTTTGTTTTATTACCATTGATAGAATTAAATCCAAAACTTTTTCATCCTGTTTTAAATAAGAGAGTTTCTGATTTAAAAGAGTTTATGGAAAATTCTGTAATTGGAGTTTTATAA
- a CDS encoding integrase core domain-containing protein produces MNRTLQDEFIMYYEDYELEDIHEFNKKMLQYMLWYNTERPHHSLNKKSPLQYFCDIMNSRKSEFSQTGITYTPSCKKFKIGI; encoded by the coding sequence ATGAATAGGACATTACAGGATGAATTTATCATGTACTACGAAGATTACGAATTAGAAGATATTCATGAGTTTAATAAAAAGATGCTGCAATATATGTTATGGTATAACACAGAAAGACCTCATCATAGTTTAAACAAAAAATCACCTTTACAATACTTTTGTGATATTATGAATTCAAGAAAATCGGAATTTTCCCAAACCGGTATAACCTATACACCCTCTTGCAAAAAATTTAAAATTGGTATATAA
- a CDS encoding tetratricopeptide repeat protein gives MEKEKLPIEKDVDLEFEYKVYRIYDFLKKHFKFVLAFLLLLIVISGGLYYKNQIDKQNKEKASLYISKIADLLSEDKLEDAKKELESFKKQYRDTEFYKVALAYEILINKEENKENKEPAEKLKNELKTDLSSGVNEYLAYLKNKEGNSKEAKEILKSIDSKKYNYISAQTLYALILKKEGNFQEAQKIFETIKNDQNYRYFSLLVRENL, from the coding sequence ATGGAAAAAGAAAAACTGCCAATAGAAAAAGATGTAGATTTAGAATTTGAATATAAAGTTTATAGAATCTATGACTTCTTAAAAAAACATTTTAAATTTGTTTTAGCATTTCTCCTGCTATTAATTGTAATAAGTGGGGGTTTATATTACAAAAATCAGATAGACAAACAAAACAAAGAAAAAGCATCTTTATATATATCTAAAATTGCTGACTTATTGTCAGAAGACAAATTAGAAGATGCAAAAAAAGAGCTTGAAAGCTTTAAAAAGCAGTATAGAGATACAGAGTTTTATAAAGTAGCACTTGCTTACGAAATATTGATAAACAAAGAAGAAAATAAAGAAAATAAAGAACCTGCAGAAAAGTTAAAGAATGAACTTAAAACCGACCTATCTTCAGGCGTTAATGAATATCTTGCATACCTAAAAAATAAAGAAGGTAATTCTAAAGAAGCAAAAGAAATATTAAAATCCATAGATTCAAAAAAGTATAACTACATATCAGCACAAACTCTTTATGCTTTAATTTTAAAGAAAGAAGGTAATTTCCAAGAAGCTCAAAAAATCTTTGAAACTATAAAAAATGATCAAAATTATAGATACTTTTCTTTATTAGTAAGAGAAAATTTATAG
- the purC gene encoding phosphoribosylaminoimidazolesuccinocarboxamide synthase, giving the protein MEKLYEGKAKIVYQAENPNHVIIYFKDEATAFNAQKKDVIEGKGILNNKISSIFFTLLNQAGVRTHFIKQISDREMLAYKTKIIPIEVVVRNLATGSIVKRLGIPEKTEFNPPLIEFYYKNDALGDPIICYEHILVMKLATEEDVKTIKEMALKVNQILRDFLIKHDIILVDFKLEFGKLDDETIVVADEISPDTCRFWDAKTGERMDKDRFRLNLGDLAKYYQEVLRRVEK; this is encoded by the coding sequence ATGGAAAAATTGTATGAAGGAAAAGCAAAAATAGTATATCAAGCTGAAAATCCAAATCATGTTATCATCTACTTTAAAGATGAAGCAACAGCTTTTAACGCTCAAAAGAAAGATGTAATTGAAGGAAAAGGGATTTTAAATAATAAAATATCATCAATCTTTTTTACGCTTTTAAATCAAGCAGGAGTTAGGACACATTTTATAAAACAGATTTCAGACAGAGAGATGCTTGCATATAAAACAAAAATCATTCCAATAGAAGTGGTGGTCAGAAACTTAGCAACGGGAAGCATTGTTAAAAGGCTTGGAATTCCGGAAAAGACAGAATTTAATCCACCGTTGATAGAGTTTTACTATAAAAACGATGCACTTGGAGACCCAATCATATGCTATGAACATATTTTAGTTATGAAACTTGCAACAGAAGAAGATGTTAAAACTATCAAAGAAATGGCATTAAAAGTTAATCAAATATTAAGAGATTTTCTTATAAAGCATGACATTATTCTGGTTGATTTTAAGTTAGAGTTTGGAAAGTTAGACGATGAAACAATCGTTGTAGCAGATGAGATATCTCCGGACACATGCAGATTTTGGGATGCAAAAACCGGTGAAAGAATGGACAAAGATAGATTTAGACTTAATTTAGGGGATTTAGCTAAATATTATCAAGAAGTTTTAAGGAGGGTGGAAAAATGA
- the galU gene encoding UTP--glucose-1-phosphate uridylyltransferase GalU codes for MKKIRKAVIPVAGFGTRFLPATKSTPKEMMPLIDKPIIHYIVEEAVKSGIETIIFVTGRHKRAIEDYFDYYPELEQVLSKSGKEKEIQMLRQISNMAEFVYIRQKQQLGLGHAVLTAANLVGDEPFAVLLGDEIIKNDEKPGIKQLIDVYYQFGKSVIGTMEVPKEDVSKYGIVAGKEVMNGIKLVESLIEKPSIEEAPSTTAIIGRYVLTPDVFDALRETPVGRGGEIQLTDGLSKLREKEVIYAKDIEGIRHDTGNKLGYIEAIIDFALDRKDLRDEVFKMVKEKCKEMEKDSVEQN; via the coding sequence ATGAAAAAAATCAGAAAAGCTGTAATACCGGTTGCAGGCTTTGGAACAAGATTTTTACCGGCTACAAAATCCACACCAAAAGAGATGATGCCACTGATAGATAAGCCAATTATTCATTACATTGTAGAAGAGGCTGTAAAATCTGGAATAGAAACTATAATTTTTGTTACGGGTAGACATAAAAGAGCAATAGAAGATTACTTTGATTACTATCCAGAGTTAGAACAGGTTTTAAGTAAAAGCGGAAAAGAAAAAGAAATCCAGATGCTTAGACAAATAAGTAATATGGCAGAATTTGTATACATCAGACAAAAACAACAGCTTGGACTTGGACATGCGGTACTGACTGCAGCAAATTTAGTTGGAGATGAACCATTTGCAGTTTTACTTGGAGATGAGATTATCAAAAATGATGAAAAGCCAGGAATTAAACAGCTTATAGATGTTTACTATCAGTTTGGAAAATCAGTAATAGGTACGATGGAAGTACCAAAAGAAGATGTAAGTAAGTATGGAATAGTAGCAGGAAAAGAAGTTATGAATGGAATAAAGCTTGTTGAATCATTGATTGAAAAACCTTCGATAGAAGAGGCACCATCAACTACCGCAATAATAGGAAGATATGTACTAACGCCAGACGTATTTGATGCATTAAGAGAAACACCGGTGGGAAGAGGTGGAGAAATTCAATTAACAGACGGGCTATCAAAGCTTAGAGAGAAAGAAGTAATCTATGCAAAAGATATAGAAGGAATAAGGCACGACACAGGTAATAAGCTTGGATATATAGAAGCAATCATAGACTTTGCACTTGACAGAAAAGATTTGAGAGATGAAGTCTTTAAAATGGTAAAAGAAAA